From the uncultured Methanobrevibacter sp. genome, one window contains:
- a CDS encoding zinc ribbon domain-containing protein, translating into MKCDNCGFENKDTAKFCTKCGASFSEVKVPEETKSSGTNTKYIIVALVVVIIILVGSIAYFAGTMNSGTSDSNNAVQNNASQSVESAQDDGSQKTQSESTSTQSTSSSSSESKSWESIGSYSGSGSGSQTISVPAGQIMVKLSAYPIKNYATNHLYVTGSNGQSGGVDWGSHSDVETRSDSFSFTSSSTETFTIDYYETVSWEVEFYRYQ; encoded by the coding sequence ATGAAATGTGATAATTGCGGATTTGAAAATAAAGATACAGCAAAATTTTGCACAAAATGCGGTGCTTCATTCAGCGAGGTAAAAGTTCCTGAAGAGACAAAAAGTTCCGGCACCAATACTAAATATATTATTGTAGCATTGGTTGTTGTGATAATAATTCTTGTAGGTAGCATTGCTTACTTTGCAGGAACAATGAACTCCGGCACTTCAGATAGCAATAATGCTGTGCAAAACAATGCTTCCCAATCAGTTGAATCAGCTCAGGATGACGGCAGTCAGAAAACCCAGTCTGAAAGTACTTCAACTCAGTCAACCAGTTCATCCAGCAGTGAATCTAAATCCTGGGAGTCCATAGGAAGTTATTCCGGTTCAGGTTCAGGTTCTCAGACTATTTCAGTACCTGCAGGTCAGATAATGGTAAAACTTTCAGCATATCCTATTAAAAATTACGCTACAAACCATTTGTATGTTACCGGTTCCAACGGTCAGTCAGGAGGTGTGGACTGGGGTTCACACAGTGATGTTGAAACAAGATCAGACTCATTCAGTTTTACCTCTTCTTCAACTGAGACATTTACAATTGATTATTATGAGACTGTAAGTTGGGAAGTCGAATTTTACCGTTACCAGTAA
- a CDS encoding zinc ribbon domain-containing protein, translating into MKSCDVCGTLNLRENNYCTHCGNKLIVEHICPNCGAPNPDNVAHCVKCGEQINPISIDDFDILFSDYNLNLLANAEISDYEYLDMVSKIFKRADYFEIYGDTIKNKILNFAGNFTECRTKSRGYERGFIFLGNCIYYDDRLDDSVQISTIIHELAHYFLFSIVENILCHIFRVKPSVTLQSFIWYFLTLPEFKVMNEFCAHTVEGRFVPFGYQNYGSYNLLVKKLEMDEDSLEWTVMFGNTFANEIIAYLEKYIDEDLRHEIKMQYRKDMAEPSYESILTESNDYLSLNIKNKTLLRVLYDVFLEASQDSRVIEELKGIKEGIELN; encoded by the coding sequence TTGAAAAGTTGTGATGTTTGCGGCACATTGAATCTTAGAGAGAATAATTATTGTACCCATTGCGGAAATAAGCTGATAGTTGAACATATCTGTCCTAACTGCGGTGCACCTAATCCTGATAATGTTGCCCACTGCGTAAAATGCGGGGAACAGATAAATCCTATTTCTATAGATGATTTTGATATACTTTTCAGCGATTATAATCTTAATCTGTTAGCTAATGCTGAGATAAGTGATTATGAATATCTCGATATGGTTTCAAAGATTTTTAAAAGAGCAGATTATTTTGAAATTTATGGAGATACCATAAAAAACAAGATTCTTAATTTTGCAGGTAATTTCACAGAATGCCGTACAAAATCAAGAGGATATGAGAGAGGCTTTATATTTCTTGGAAACTGCATTTATTATGATGACCGTTTAGATGACTCTGTACAGATATCCACTATAATTCATGAACTTGCACACTATTTCCTCTTCAGCATTGTTGAAAATATTTTATGCCATATATTCAGAGTCAAGCCATCTGTAACGCTTCAAAGCTTTATCTGGTATTTTCTGACTCTTCCTGAATTCAAAGTAATGAATGAATTCTGCGCCCACACTGTGGAAGGCAGATTTGTGCCGTTCGGCTATCAGAATTACGGTTCTTATAATCTGCTTGTTAAAAAACTTGAAATGGATGAAGATTCATTGGAATGGACTGTGATGTTTGGAAATACTTTTGCAAATGAAATCATTGCTTATCTGGAAAAGTATATTGATGAAGATCTGCGCCATGAAATAAAGATGCAATACAGAAAGGATATGGCAGAACCATCATATGAATCTATTCTGACTGAATCAAATGATTATCTCTCATTAAATATTAAAAATAAGACTCTTTTGCGAGTGTTGTATGATGTTTTTTTAGAAGCTTCACAGGATAGTAGGGTGATTGAAGAATTAAAAGGTATAAAAGAAGGAATTGAGTTGAATTAG
- a CDS encoding zinc ribbon domain-containing protein, with protein MALENYCKNCGHRIHFNEPYCPECGCKTPYFNNKDTPVLEIPVHDIGFFDFDIDFSPYINSSKKDFKYEICSCGYLNHVDNEYCYMCGAKRNHSKLERILKNKTKPKFSMDTVMCECGALNSSENIFCEMCGKQLKGSPVNNDENYSNFNLEFDDAVFCFCGEENEPFSQFCRNCGLPLVNYGRLNDVFILCTCSTINEITSDYCIGCGKNLNREDSVVLCICGEKNPSGTKFCHKCERPLNPQKTIKTRIICSCGEILDWDEDYCHNCGKNIKRTFMRKNSINNTVKSVKSLFR; from the coding sequence ATGGCTTTGGAAAATTATTGTAAGAACTGCGGTCACAGAATCCATTTCAACGAGCCTTACTGTCCTGAATGCGGATGCAAAACTCCATATTTTAACAATAAGGACACACCGGTATTGGAAATTCCTGTTCATGATATCGGATTTTTCGATTTTGACATTGATTTTTCTCCGTATATCAACAGTTCCAAAAAGGATTTCAAATATGAAATATGCTCCTGCGGATACCTCAATCATGTTGACAATGAATACTGTTACATGTGCGGAGCAAAAAGAAACCACAGCAAACTTGAAAGGATTTTAAAAAATAAAACAAAGCCTAAATTTTCCATGGATACTGTAATGTGTGAATGCGGTGCTCTCAATTCAAGTGAAAACATCTTTTGTGAAATGTGCGGCAAGCAGTTAAAGGGAAGTCCAGTAAATAATGATGAAAATTACAGCAATTTTAATCTGGAATTTGATGATGCAGTATTCTGTTTTTGCGGTGAGGAAAATGAACCATTCTCCCAGTTCTGCAGAAACTGCGGCCTTCCATTAGTAAATTATGGGAGATTAAATGATGTTTTTATACTATGCACATGTTCTACAATAAATGAAATCACCTCCGATTACTGTATCGGATGCGGAAAGAATTTAAACAGGGAGGATTCTGTTGTTTTATGCATTTGCGGTGAAAAAAATCCTAGCGGCACAAAATTCTGCCACAAATGCGAGAGACCTTTAAATCCTCAAAAAACAATTAAAACCAGAATCATCTGTTCCTGTGGTGAAATACTGGATTGGGATGAGGATTACTGTCATAACTGTGGAAAAAATATTAAACGTACATTTATGCGTAAAAATTCGATAAACAATACTGTCAAATCTGTTAAAAGTCTTTTTAGGTAG
- the rrp4 gene encoding exosome complex RNA-binding protein Rrp4, which produces MIYVEDKDLVIPGQILADEEYYSGRGTFKEHGKVCSSLIGLVSLRNKKIRVIPLKSKYVPKKGDVVIGKINDVRFSMWDVDINSPYSGILPAFEVFGREKKELNKVYDVGDVLFLRVVDVDEIKKAKLGLKGRGMGKFKGGIIVDIAPTKVPRLIGKKGSMINMIKDKTKCKIVVGQNGLVWVKGDEDMEQLTKNIIHLIEAEAHTSGLTNKIKNKLCLAIDGELPPEEAPEEEEEFVLEKPKLQNFKEELEQEEREAQQKEAEEKEESEETKKEDKPNIAEVIEELKRKNNKDSTLSYGEKSNNSFILNNR; this is translated from the coding sequence ATGATATATGTGGAAGATAAAGATTTAGTCATTCCTGGTCAGATTTTAGCTGATGAGGAATACTATTCAGGAAGAGGTACCTTTAAAGAACATGGTAAAGTATGCTCTTCTTTAATAGGACTTGTTTCTTTAAGGAATAAAAAAATCAGAGTTATTCCTTTAAAAAGCAAATACGTTCCTAAAAAAGGAGATGTTGTAATCGGTAAGATTAATGATGTCAGATTCTCAATGTGGGATGTAGACATTAACTCACCTTACTCCGGTATTTTACCTGCTTTTGAAGTGTTTGGTCGTGAGAAAAAAGAGCTCAACAAAGTTTATGATGTTGGGGATGTTCTATTTTTAAGAGTTGTCGATGTTGATGAAATCAAAAAGGCAAAACTCGGTTTAAAAGGAAGAGGAATGGGTAAATTTAAAGGAGGAATCATTGTAGATATTGCTCCAACTAAAGTTCCTAGATTAATCGGTAAAAAAGGTTCTATGATCAACATGATTAAAGACAAGACAAAATGTAAAATTGTCGTTGGTCAAAACGGTCTCGTCTGGGTAAAAGGAGACGAAGACATGGAACAGCTTACCAAAAATATTATTCATTTAATTGAGGCTGAGGCTCATACTTCTGGTTTAACAAATAAAATTAAAAACAAATTATGCTTAGCTATCGACGGTGAATTGCCACCTGAAGAAGCTCCTGAAGAGGAAGAAGAGTTTGTTTTAGAAAAACCTAAACTTCAAAATTTTAAAGAAGAATTAGAACAGGAAGAAAGAGAAGCTCAACAAAAAGAAGCTGAAGAAAAAGAAGAAAGTGAAGAAACTAAAAAAGAAGATAAGCCAAATATTGCTGAAGTTATTGAAGAATTAAAAAGGAAAAATAATAAGGACAGCACTTTGTCCTATGGTGAAAAGTCAAATAATTCCTTTATTTTGAATAATAGATAA
- a CDS encoding winged helix-turn-helix domain-containing protein, with translation MSNENDELLKLTSYVQISKYREKTLKSIGNDVKIPTHIAEDSGIRTNHISKVLTELKNKEIVECINEEARKGRLYRLTDTGKDVLKTIEERDEIKNKENKD, from the coding sequence ATGTCAAACGAAAACGATGAGCTTTTGAAATTAACTTCATATGTTCAAATTTCAAAATATAGAGAAAAAACATTAAAATCTATAGGGAATGACGTTAAAATACCAACTCACATCGCTGAAGACAGTGGAATTAGGACAAATCACATTTCAAAAGTCTTAACTGAATTAAAAAATAAAGAGATTGTTGAATGCATTAATGAAGAAGCTCGTAAAGGAAGGCTATACCGCTTAACTGACACCGGAAAAGACGTTTTGAAAACTATTGAAGAAAGAGACGAAATAAAAAACAAAGAGAATAAAGACTAA
- the rnp3 gene encoding ribonuclease P protein component 3, which yields MFFDLNIKGSSLENNIDLACEASGYGWNHINFSYNQDDFKQAFEFKDELSEKLENTISFDYTLEIKSNNVSEIRKLSRKFRNRASCISVVGGDLKVNRNVLENIQIDVLSRPYLRRYDSGLNHVLAKEAVNNNVAIELCFKDVLKSYLAHRSKILSNFKDIYVLYRKFNFPLILSSRAESIFDIRTTADFTAFFTQTGLTSDEVYSSFKTAQNILEYNLERKNYILKGVRRVTDEA from the coding sequence ATGTTTTTTGATTTAAATATTAAAGGAAGTAGCCTCGAAAACAATATCGACCTGGCTTGTGAGGCATCCGGATACGGGTGGAATCACATTAACTTTTCATATAATCAGGATGATTTCAAACAGGCTTTTGAGTTCAAAGATGAGCTCTCAGAGAAACTGGAAAATACAATCAGCTTTGATTATACTTTAGAAATTAAATCAAACAATGTTTCTGAAATCAGAAAATTATCACGTAAATTCAGAAACAGGGCTTCCTGCATATCTGTTGTAGGCGGGGATTTGAAAGTAAACCGAAACGTGCTTGAAAATATTCAGATTGACGTTTTATCCCGCCCATATCTTAGAAGATACGACAGCGGTCTTAATCATGTTCTTGCTAAAGAAGCAGTAAACAACAATGTTGCAATAGAATTATGCTTTAAGGATGTTTTAAAAAGCTATCTGGCACATCGCTCCAAGATTTTATCTAATTTTAAGGATATTTATGTTTTATACAGGAAATTCAACTTCCCGTTAATTTTATCCAGTCGTGCCGAAAGCATTTTTGACATTAGAACCACAGCTGATTTTACAGCATTCTTTACACAGACCGGACTGACCTCAGATGAAGTATATTCTTCATTTAAAACCGCTCAAAATATTCTTGAATATAATTTGGAGAGAAAAAATTATATTTTAAAGGGAGTTCGGAGGGTCACAGATGAAGCTTAA
- the rrp41 gene encoding exosome complex exonuclease Rrp41 — protein sequence MMSEMIRGDGRKYNELRPIKIEAGVLERADGSAYLEVGGNKILVAVYGPRESYIRRLLKPNTGVIRCRYNMAPFSVDDRKRPGPDRRSSEISKITADALRPALMLENYPRSMIDIYIEVIEAEGGTRCAGITAAAVALVDAGIPMKDIVVGCAAGKVNDEVVLDLSEIEDKEGQADVPIAMMPRTGEITLLQSDGDLTEEEFAKAIDLAMEGCRQVSELQKEALMKRYSTE from the coding sequence ATGATGTCTGAAATGATAAGAGGAGACGGTAGGAAATATAATGAATTACGTCCTATCAAAATTGAAGCAGGAGTTCTTGAACGTGCAGATGGTTCTGCTTACTTGGAAGTTGGAGGAAATAAAATTTTAGTCGCTGTATATGGTCCAAGAGAATCATATATCAGAAGATTATTAAAACCTAATACCGGTGTAATAAGATGCAGATACAATATGGCACCGTTCTCAGTAGATGACAGAAAAAGACCAGGTCCTGACAGAAGATCATCTGAAATTTCTAAAATCACCGCTGATGCTTTAAGGCCAGCATTAATGTTAGAGAATTATCCTCGCTCAATGATTGATATTTATATAGAAGTAATTGAAGCTGAAGGAGGAACCCGTTGTGCAGGAATCACAGCTGCTGCTGTTGCATTGGTTGATGCAGGAATTCCTATGAAAGATATTGTTGTAGGATGTGCTGCAGGTAAAGTAAACGATGAAGTAGTACTTGATTTATCTGAAATTGAAGATAAAGAAGGTCAGGCTGATGTTCCAATAGCTATGATGCCAAGAACCGGTGAAATCACATTACTGCAAAGTGACGGTGATTTAACTGAAGAAGAATTTGCAAAAGCAATCGATTTAGCTATGGAAGGCTGTCGTCAGGTAAGTGAACTTCAAAAAGAAGCTTTAATGAAAAGGTATTCTACAGAATAG
- the psmA gene encoding archaeal proteasome endopeptidase complex subunit alpha — translation MQPLQNAGYDRAITVFSPDGRLFQVEYAREAVKRGTTSIGVKSSEGIILAVDKRTTSNLVEASSIEKIFKIDEHIGAATSGLVADARALVERARVEAQINKITYSEPIRVDSLSKKLCDMLQLYTQNGGVRPFGSALIIGGVYDGKCKLFETDPSGALIEYKATAIGSGRNAAMDIFEEKYHDDLTLDEAIGLALTAINDATDHDTTSNNVEIAVIKSDDGKYVKLSQEEVQKFIDEVLVEEEEEDEEESEEESEDSQEE, via the coding sequence ATGCAACCTTTACAAAATGCTGGATATGATAGAGCTATTACTGTATTTAGCCCAGATGGAAGACTTTTTCAAGTAGAATATGCAAGAGAAGCTGTTAAAAGAGGAACTACCTCAATAGGTGTAAAAAGTTCTGAAGGAATTATTTTAGCTGTAGATAAAAGAACTACTTCAAATTTAGTTGAAGCATCATCTATCGAAAAAATATTCAAAATAGATGAACATATCGGGGCAGCTACTTCAGGTCTTGTTGCAGATGCTAGAGCTTTAGTCGAAAGAGCTAGAGTGGAAGCACAAATCAATAAAATCACTTATAGTGAACCTATCAGGGTAGACAGTTTATCCAAAAAACTATGTGACATGTTACAGTTATATACTCAAAATGGTGGAGTAAGACCATTCGGTTCAGCTTTAATCATAGGTGGAGTTTATGACGGTAAATGCAAACTCTTCGAAACTGACCCTAGTGGTGCATTGATTGAATATAAAGCAACCGCTATCGGTTCAGGCAGAAATGCTGCTATGGATATATTTGAAGAAAAATATCATGATGATTTAACTTTGGATGAAGCTATCGGATTAGCTTTAACTGCTATAAATGATGCAACTGATCATGATACAACTTCAAACAATGTTGAAATAGCTGTCATTAAAAGTGATGATGGAAAATACGTAAAACTTTCTCAGGAAGAAGTACAAAAATTCATTGATGAAGTGCTTGTAGAAGAGGAAGAAGAAGACGAAGAAGAATCTGAAGAAGAATCTGAAGATTCTCAAGAAGAATAA
- a CDS encoding ribosome assembly factor SBDS — protein MVNVDEAIIAKYEYCGEHFEILVDPDLAADFRNPDGPDVAIEDLLAVEEIFKDSKKGDKASDEAMNKIFETTDPIEVSKIILEKGTVQLTADQKRKMQEDKRKLVINKIAKEAINPQNGLPHPVQRIENACDEAKVKFDPFTSVDQQVQSALKAIKPLIPIRFEKVKVAVRLPGSAAGSAYSVIHGFGEIINEEWQQDGSWIGIIEMPGGLQNSFSAKMAEISGGEAETRTIK, from the coding sequence ATGGTAAATGTTGATGAAGCTATAATTGCTAAATATGAATATTGCGGTGAACATTTTGAAATACTGGTTGACCCTGATTTAGCAGCTGATTTTAGAAATCCTGATGGACCTGATGTTGCCATTGAAGATCTTTTAGCTGTTGAAGAAATCTTTAAAGACTCCAAAAAAGGAGACAAAGCTTCTGATGAAGCTATGAATAAAATATTTGAAACTACAGATCCTATTGAAGTTTCTAAGATTATACTCGAAAAGGGAACTGTTCAATTAACTGCTGATCAAAAAAGAAAGATGCAAGAGGATAAAAGAAAACTTGTAATAAATAAAATAGCTAAGGAAGCTATCAATCCTCAAAATGGTCTGCCTCATCCTGTTCAAAGAATTGAAAATGCATGTGATGAAGCTAAAGTTAAATTCGATCCATTCACTTCTGTTGATCAACAAGTTCAATCAGCTTTAAAAGCTATTAAGCCACTTATTCCAATCAGGTTTGAGAAAGTTAAAGTTGCTGTTCGACTCCCTGGATCTGCTGCAGGAAGTGCTTATTCTGTAATTCATGGTTTCGGTGAAATAATTAATGAAGAATGGCAGCAAGACGGCTCCTGGATTGGTATTATTGAAATGCCTGGTGGTCTTCAGAATTCTTTTAGTGCTAAAATGGCTGAAATTTCCGGTGGAGAAGCGGAAACTAGAACCATTAAATAA
- a CDS encoding Rpp14/Pop5 family protein yields MKLKVLPPTLRKNNRYLTVDIKITSPISKDDLVGIIWDACVRFQGEANTANFNLWVMKFYKIDENEKYYNYKAIIRCQRDFVDDVRSALALANMFSGNRIAMTTIALSGTIKASQKYI; encoded by the coding sequence ATGAAGCTTAAGGTATTGCCTCCTACACTAAGAAAAAACAACAGGTATCTTACTGTTGATATTAAGATTACTTCTCCGATATCCAAGGATGACCTTGTAGGAATCATCTGGGATGCATGCGTTCGTTTTCAGGGAGAAGCAAACACTGCTAATTTTAATCTTTGGGTTATGAAATTCTATAAGATAGATGAAAACGAGAAATACTATAACTATAAGGCTATCATTCGATGTCAGAGGGATTTTGTTGATGATGTGAGATCTGCACTGGCACTGGCCAACATGTTCAGCGGCAACAGGATTGCAATGACTACCATCGCACTGTCAGGAACCATAAAAGCATCACAGAAATATATTTAA